In one Candidatus Margulisiibacteriota bacterium genomic region, the following are encoded:
- the rfbC gene encoding dTDP-4-dehydrorhamnose 3,5-epimerase, with amino-acid sequence MKFEPQEIKDVILITPDVHGDDRGFFLESYNRKIFRDNGIKDEFVQDNHSKSAKNVLRGLHYQLQPQAQAKLVRVTVGEVFDVVVDIRKSSPTFGKWLGVNLSAKNKQMLYVPEGFAHGFLVLSDDTEFMYKCSNIYSPATERGIVWNDEKLGIAWPVQNPLLSEKDKKLPPLSAAQINFS; translated from the coding sequence ATGAAATTCGAACCGCAGGAAATAAAGGATGTTATTCTGATTACACCGGATGTTCACGGGGATGACCGTGGTTTTTTTCTGGAAAGCTATAACCGGAAAATATTCCGGGACAATGGCATAAAAGACGAATTTGTGCAGGATAATCACTCCAAGTCGGCAAAAAATGTACTGCGCGGGCTGCACTACCAGCTTCAACCGCAGGCCCAGGCCAAGCTGGTCAGGGTTACTGTCGGAGAAGTTTTTGACGTGGTGGTGGATATTCGTAAATCCTCCCCCACTTTCGGAAAATGGCTGGGGGTGAACCTATCGGCTAAAAACAAACAAATGCTCTACGTGCCCGAAGGCTTCGCGCATGGCTTTCTGGTGCTTAGCGATGATACGGAATTTATGTATAAATGCAGCAATATTTATTCGCCGGCAACTGAAAGAGGTATTGTATGGAATGATGAAAAGTTAGGAATTGCCTGGCCTGTTCAAAATCCGTTACTATCAGAAAAAGATAAAAAGCTGCCGCCACTTTCTGCGGCACAAATCAATTTTTCCTGA